From the genome of Streptomyces sp. NBC_01304:
GTGCGCTCCCCCGCCGCCACGCTCACCGAGGCCCAGACCCTCCTCGACGCGGGCAAGCCCTTCCATGCGCACGAGGTGTTCGAGGATGCCTGGAAGTCGGGGCCCGCGGACGAAGAGACGCTGTGGCGGGGCCTCGCGCAGCTCGCGGTCGGCCTCACCCATGCGGCGCGGGGCAATGCGACGGGCGGGGCCCGGCTGTTGCGCCGGGGTGCCGCGGCGCTCGGACGCGTACCGGAAGTCGCGGGCACCGGACTGCCGTACGGAATCGACGGGCCCGGACTGACCGTCTGGGCCGA
Proteins encoded in this window:
- a CDS encoding DUF309 domain-containing protein — encoded protein: MTTPPAPDPADPTAARDRDSDGRARNARPRDGLGRPLPYGAEGVARQPEGIVRSPAATLTEAQTLLDAGKPFHAHEVFEDAWKSGPADEETLWRGLAQLAVGLTHAARGNATGGARLLRRGAAALGRVPEVAGTGLPYGIDGPGLTVWAEELATRAERETKPIDAAACAPTLRTEPRPQPPEGRTAD